From the genome of Solanum lycopersicum chromosome 7, SLM_r2.1:
CAAAATTTACTCCTTGAGTTAGAGTGGCTATTTCCTTATGCAGGTTGAAGGTTCTTGAACCATCTATCTTGGTGAACCTTTCTTGTAGATCTTGCCAAACTGATTTTGCTGTGGCTGCATACATAATGCCACCTAGTAAACTCTTAGAAACAGAGTTCATTAGCCAAGATTGAACAACGGCATCAACTCGATCCCAATGATTCCACAGATTTtcactatatttttctttatcacaTAATCCATCCACCATTCCTAGTTTATTTCTCCCTAGCAGAGCAATGCGTATAGAACGAAACCAGATTGCATAGTTTTCCATACCTGTTAGCTGGAATGAAATGATCTGATTTCCACTAACATCTGATGGAGATAAGAACAATGGATGATTGTAGTCAATTTCTTGACCAATGTTGACAGCTCGATTGGCATTCTCTTGAACAATTACTGGTTCATCATCTCCAGCCATTTTTTCAGAGATTTCGATTTCTTCAATCTCTTTCACGATCGATTAGCGGAAGCAATAGTACTGATTGAGATTCAGATTTCACAGAGTTAGATcccctgctctgataccatgaactTGTTATGAAGTAAAgagagaagaggaagaagaagaaggagaaagcTCAgcagaagagaagagaagatgaagatgaactAAGAAGAAGAGTATGCTGTAGAGAGAATATCTCagcttttcattattttattaattaatcattaagaTACAATGAAGTGTTTATATAGAAGACTAATCAAGAATCTTTTTAAGTAACTAACTTCTTGAATTGTAACTAACTACTCTATACTTGTAACTAACTAACTACTTAACTAATTACTTTTAACAGAAGAAAACATCAGCGATATCCAATAACTGGTCTGACGttaaaaattaactattttataATCATACATTGCACGTGAATCCTATGAAACCATTACTACTGGAACATACATTGCAACATGTGAACCAAATTCTGATCTCCCTCCTCGCAGGTCGGCTTGTCTTTTCCCGCTATTTCTTTTCACTAAAAAGAGCGATTGAGAATCTCGAGTCACTGAGGGGAGGAGAGAAAGAACGCATGCATGGAGATTTTGTCTGTCGGAGGTTCGAGAATCTATGAAAGGACATCTAAGACTAAGGTTACGAAGTAAAGGAAGTCCATTACTGTAATTTTGTTTTGTCAAATATTTCCTTTTCTCCTCTATACTATATGCACTCTAAATGGCAAAATAATAGCGTATCAATAACATCTCCCTTATTTAGAAAAGGGAGTTTGAGTGGACGAACAATGCATTATTAGTTGTACAAGATGTTGAGTAAATTGTACtgcatatttgaaatttatttttattgaggtGAGACACGTGTACTAACATTTTTTTGGGCCAAACCACGTGTCATTCTCATTTACCTACAATATTATACAGAGGTATAACTTTTCAGATTCATTTGGGTAggtttttcatttctttctacTTTCTACTGTCGTACAATTTCGTgcttatataaaatatatataaaaaatgtacaCCCTGATTCTTTCTCTATGATGTTTGCTCTGATAGTTCTTTCTGCTTTCAATTCTTTAAGATTCAGTAACTAAAATTTAGTATGTGTAAGTTTCTCCCTCTTTTGGATATAATTTTTGCCTGAGATTTCTACATGCATGTTACTAACAACTTGATTTGCACatgaattgagttttttttttgtttttgttttgataaatttattctTTATAGTCAACTAATTTACTGCAAAAATTAGACCGTCTCGCAAAATTTAAGATATCAACAATGCCCGTGTCTTAAATTTTTAAGTGGATTGTGCATCTAAATTGTTTGATAATATGCCtcattgtcaaaaaaaaaaaaaggattgcCAGAAAGATTCACTACAAGCTGATTTGGTtgtattataataatttgattGTGTATGGTCTGGGGAGGATTGAGTGGATATAGACTTTAATTCTACCTCATTGAAATAGGGAGACTACTTCGGAAAGACCAGTACCTCAAGTGACacatataaaagttaaaataaaatgcTTAATCATAGTTAGATACTTAGCGATGGAAATTCCATGTCGAGTCTTTAATATATCATTTGATTGTGAATAAGCTCAACATTATCCCTTACTAGAATTTAGGTTTGGGTATTTTCCACTTCCTATTGATTTAAGTCTcagaatattaaaatttatttgaaaataaatatgcaaTACTTAAAAGATACTAgcatattttgattgaaaaataaagaaaaagacagCAATAATGAGTAAACAACGCAACTCATGTATTGCACTTTACTTGAAGTCCCATGATTGGTTTCTTCTTCGACACGTGTTTacctttttttctatttattttgaagTCTCATTTTTGTTTGTTCTGTTCTCTTCAATTCTTTTGAGttctataataattaaaagtgatcacAATTCGGTATGTGGACCTTAGATTCCTAAacttttgaatataaattatagCTTAAGATTTCTAAGTGAATTGTGGACATATAGTATTTGGTATTATGCCTGAGTCATTTTATATTGAGTACTTCATTGTTTCTTTCCTTCTTGTGTTGCAGCGAGGAAATTGGTTCATCATATTGGCCGTTATGCCTTCCATACGTTAAAGGTATGAATGTAATTAAATTTTCGACAGGTAAagtatctttttcctttttttctttgtaatttCAATGAATTTGTCCTTGCTATTGTTCTTGCTGTCAAGTGTCAAGGGTGTTTGCATTTTTGTTGTTGCGTGTTGAAGCTGCAGATATTTGAATGTCATTGGAAATGATAACGACAAAGGAATAGGTGATGATACtaatttcatttttgtattttttttcccgACACATCTCCaatttttttatcctttgaaTGTATATACTTATTCTTTGTGTTGCACATATTGTCTTTGTCTAATGAATTATCTGTATGCTCGGAACAAATATTGTGTGATAACATTTTAAATTAggtttttttaatagtaaaatgTCACTCTTCCTCAATACtataaaaactaaagaaaatcaAGTGATACTTCTAATAAAGTGGAACAATGTCACATTGGAGAAGAAAATAGTAGGTTtagaaataaagagaataagAATAGAAAATGATAATTTACTCATAAAGTGGTTATGTTGTGAAATAAAGACACTTTAGAGAAGGgtgattataaaaatatgaagtaaaaaaaGATGTATGGTGCATAAATAAGTTATGGAGCAATTTGAAAATGATGTATGGAAAGCATATAAGAAGAATGTGGATCTTTTTGAACTAATGTATGCTTTGTTTCAGATGATGAAAGCAAAATAGTATTTTGGCACGACAACTGATGAGGTCACCTAGTTTTAGTTTTGAGTTTTTACGGATTTAATTCCTTTATGATTAAAAGACGTTTGATATAcgtgaaaattaattttttttggattcttgctcacttttataattattactcGACTTAGCTAATGTGGCAGAAAGCAACCAAGGTTTAGAGACAAAACAACAAGCAGACTATGGGAAGGGTTGATTTCAGATTCTCTTAATTTTCAAGTCCTTTTGGTACAATTTCATGgtgcataaataaaatataaagaaaaaggaCAACTGCGACATTTTATTGTTGTTAGCATTGGTAGCTAAATACATGTGAATCTGAGACAAAAAGGGCGACTGTGCGAGGATTATGAGATAAAAGCACattcttatgttttttaaagctaaaatcAAAAAACAATTGCTGATTTACACGTTTCAACATGAAGCAAACTCAAAGCCCCATTCCCATTCTTACTGTTGATAAATGTCTATTATAGTGAGTAACATCATAACcatgaaaaataagataaatgcAGTATATTGTTCATTTATACTATTCTTACATCTAGATTGGGAAAAAAAATGCTACTTCTATCTCACTGTACTTTTTATCTAATATGAGCTAGAAGGAGATGATCTACGTCGAATTAGCAGACAACCAATTGAGTTCAATAATCAAGTTAGCTATGTCTAAGATTTGAGAATTAAATGAGCAATTTTGGTAGTCATTATTggtgttatattatttttcatgtatgGAAGCCTAATTGTCTCAAGAATAACACCAGTGTATATAGTTATGTTGTTATACGTCCAGACAAACAATTATTTCCTTAATTGAGGGTTGGAGTAAATACTTTGGCTAATTgttacaatttaaatttgatttatcaTTTTTAGCCCTGTAGTTGAATTCACCTTTACAAAGCGCGGTAACTGATGTGGTGATATTTCATTGACCGTACTTTATTTACTCTATTGTGGCATCTATCACTGATCAACTTTTTCTTGCGTCAATCATATCAACATATGCAATTTAagcttaatttttttcctacttttgaacaatttttttttaattattgtttgcTGCTATCTTTTATCATCAAATAATTATGCACAAAAATCacaacttaaaatataaaaatataaaatgttgaGCCCGTGCTAGCACAGCCGTTCCAATCtagtaatataaatatgtaCTTCTGCTGCAAGGCAGAGTTGACTCACCCATTAAAATCTTATTGTAATTTGAACGAAAAAAGATTAGACAAAATTCTACATTTTAGGAAGGGAAAAAGTAAAAGTGGAGAATTAAACTCACCATAGATGAAAAGCAAAAACGCTTTGAATTCTAGGGTAAATGACACGTAAAATATCCCTAAAGAAACATAAATTGCCTTTAAGCAACCATGTTGATACAAATTATATACCCATATAGTGGAAAATGCCAACTActctatgtttggatcattgttacctATTATATTCTCTTGTATTGTTACTATACCCacaatgtttgttttaattgttatttaaaatgtattgtattgtatcgttaaatttcgttgttacgtaacaatgaaaatCTCTATTTTATGGAATAACCAATTTGGGTGTGTtcccattgttacttaatttcttttttcaattatatatttacataatatttcaaaatagtattttatcctttatcttaattctttaaatctagtcaaacctcctaCACTAGAATAATTAGAATTtcttagtaaatttataaattacaatacagtacGATAAGATCAAACTAAACAAtcaaaatgttattaaacaacaaTAAACAATACAGTCTAACCAAATATAGTATCTATTgtacaatacagtacaatagagtagaatacaatatatatatatatatatatatatatatatatatatatatattatgaaataatgaataacaatgatccaaacaaaatGTTAGTAACCCATTACCATAAAATACCATTACACCAGTGCATGAATCAATAGTTTGCTCTTTCATTGATCAATATGAATCATTGATAAATTTCTTAAtcaattactaattaaattattctattccatttttttaaataaaaaaaaacaagtggGGGTAAACAAACACAAATAATCTAGCTTGTACTCCACTTTGCAATATTAAAGATATAaaacaatattcaaaaaaaGATGAGCATATACTTTAGGTTCACCAATCAATGAAAAGGCATAGTATAGTATTGGTTTCaagttttaaattatgaaaagatgTAGTGCAATAGATGTGATTATCAGGACCGGAGCCACCCTTGATCAAGGGTATCAAGCGACAACCCTTTATCgaaaaattatacataaaaatcaaattttatatgtatacacacacgaGATT
Proteins encoded in this window:
- the LOC138337281 gene encoding uncharacterized protein, which produces MAGDDEPVIVQENANRAVNIGQEIDYNHPLFLSPSDVSGNQIISFQLTGMENYAIWFRSIRIALLGRNKLGMVDGLCDKEKYSENLWNHWDRVDAVVQSWLMNSVSKSLLGGIMYAATAKSVWQDLQERFTKIDGSRTFNLHKEIATLTQGVNFVTVYFSKLKTLWEEFEALVPPPGCNCERSKEFILHLQKLKLFQFLMGLNDSYNQARSQILIMSPLPSINQAYVVVMGDESQRSVSAMNGI